In the genome of Corynebacterium glucuronolyticum DSM 44120, the window TCCGCCGCCACATCGGAGGCATCCTCTAAAGCCTCCACCTGCGCTTGTGCATCCTCCGCCTGGTGCAGCGTTTCCTGCGGATCGGGCCCCTGGTAGGGCTCCGCCTCGCTCCGCGATGCCCGATCCGTCGCGATGCGCACCGTCGCGTCCACCTTCTCCTTCAACGCAGACAGCTCAAACCACACTTGGTTCGCCGCCGTCGCCTCCGGCTGCTGCTTCGCCAGCGACTCCTCAGCCAGACGGTGATCGTCCTCCGCCTCGCTCACCCCCGCGTTGGCAGCCGCAAGCTCCACACTCGCCGCCGCCTTCGCGCTTTCCGACGCCTCATTGGCCGCCCACAGCCTCGTCAGCTCGTAGCCCGCAATCAGCCCCCGCAGCTCACGCACCTCAGACTGCACCGTCTGCGCCCGGCGCGCCGCATCCGCCTGCCGCGCCAGGGGCTTCAACTGGCGCTTCAGCTCATCCGTCAAATCCGTCAGGCGATCCAGATTCGCCTGCATCCCTGTCAACTTCCGCTGCGCCTTTTCCTTCCTCCGCTTATGCTTCAACACGCCCGCGGCCTCTTCTATATAGGCGCGCCGATCCTCCGGGCGCGACTCCAAAATCTCCGTAATCTTGCCCTGGCCCACGATGACGTGCATCTCGCGGCCAATACCAGAGTCGCTCAGCAGCTCCTGAATATCCATGAGCCGCGCCTTCGACCCATTGATTTCATACTCACTCGCGCCATCGCGGAACATGCGCCGCGTGATCGACACCTCCGAATACTCAATCGGAAGCGCCCCGTCGTCGTTATTGATGGTCAACGTCACCTCGGCGCGGCCCAATGGTTTACGAGACCCGGCCCCCGCAAAAATCACGTCCTCCATTTTGCCGCCACGTAGTTGTTTGGCGCCCTGTTCGCCCATGACCCAGGCGAGGGCGTCGACGACATTAGACTTACCAGAACCGTTCGGCCCCACCACCGCGCAGATCCCTGGCTCAAATTTCATCGTCGTTGCGGAGGCGAACGACTTAAAGCCTTTGAGCGTCAGGGATTTCAAATACACGTCACGTACTCTAGCCGACGTTAGTTATCCACAGGAAGCGCGCCCAGCGTCGTGAAAATACGGTCGAATTTTTACTTGTGGATAACTTTGGGTGTTTATCTGCACCGGCCGATCTTTAGACATACCGTGAGTGCCATGACAGCAATCCTCGGGAGTCTCGCAGACTCGCTCCACGGCACCGCCATATTCGCGGAGGTAGCAACCCTCGCGAATACGGCGGCATTACGCGTGGAAAAACTCACCGAGGAATTTGGCTTTTCGCAGCACTTTGCCAAAGAGCTCGTTGCTGCGGCCCGCACCTGGGTGCCCTACGAGGACCCCGAAGGCAAAACGAAAGCGATCTCCGTTCAGCAACTCATCCTCATCGCCAAGGCGGTCGAACTCACAGCCGCCGAAGACAAAGAGACCACACGCGACATGCTCCTCGCATACGCCTGCGAAGGTCACACGTGGAAAGAGCTGAAGGCCAAGATCTCCGACACCCACCGGGTGGTGAAAACCCGCAAGGTAAGCGACTCGGTCACCGTCTCCGCCGTCGCCGATGCCTGCGGCATGAAGCACGCGCATATTAAGCTGGAAGCCCTTAAGATGGACCGCTTCATCGGGCTGATCGCCGAGGCTTCCACCGCGCCGAGCGACCTACCGGAATCCTTCCGCTGGGCGCAAGGCCTCAACCGCATCGTTCAAGACTACGAGGATGGGGTGTGCGGAACGACGTCGACAAGGCTCTGGAACCGACGACTAGCACCAGCGTTCATACTTCCTATCCCGGACTCCACCTACATCGGCGACGGCAAGTTCGCCACCACCGACGGCGATATCCTCGATGCCGAAGAACTCGCCAACTGCCGACTCGAGCCCTACGGCTTCGCCGTCATGTACGACGGGAACAAAAAACTCTCCTGCACCCTCCCACTCAAGAACCAACGGTTCGCCGACGGCGCGCTCCGCACCGGTATCGCCTGCGACCAGATCTTCTGCACCCACCCCGGCTGCTACCGCATCGGCACGTACAGCCAAGCCCACCACGACAAATCCTGGGCTTCTGGCGGCGAAACGACCGCAGAAAACATCCTCATAGCCTGCAAATACCACAACGGACAAAACGACGACGACCCCACAAAACCCAAACACGGCCGTCACGAACGCGACCCCGTCAACGGCGACCCGCGCTACGTCCCGCCCGACGGTGGGCCGCCCCGCTACCACGACAGCCCATGCCGGGGTTACACCGGCAGAGACATCGCCGGCACGATCCTCGACGAGGAAAAACGCGCCGGGCACCGCGACGACGGCCGCGATGACGACAGGCGCGACAGCAACTGCACCGATGATGACCGCTGCGCAGACGGCGACGACAACAGCGAATAAAACCCTGCTCGCCCACAGGCATGCCTGTGGGGCGAGCAGTGCTGCGCTCCCCCAACATCACCGTGTACTCTTTCGCATATGTGTGGAATTGTTGGATACGTCGGTAACCCCGAAAACGAACAGCTAGTCAACGACGCCCTCCACGTGTGCCTCGAAGGCCTCCGTCGCCTCGAATACCGTGGATACGACTCCGCCGGCGTCGCCGTTATTTCAAACGATGTTATCGCCTACCGAAAGAAGGCAGGCAAGGTTAGCGAATTGGAAAAGGCACTCGATGCCTCACCCCTACCAACAGCGCCTATTGGTATTGGGCACACGCGTTGGGCAACCCACGGTGGCCCAACCGACAACAATGCCCACCCGCACGTCGTAGATAACAGTCGTCTCGCCGTAGTGCACAACGGCATTATCGAGAACTTCGCGGAGCTCAAGCGCGAGCTCATCGCCACCGGCGTGCACTTCTACTCCGACACGGACACCGAGGTCGCGGCGAACCTGATCGCCCATTACTACAACACGGAAGCCGCCGGTGACCTTACTAAGGCCATGCAGCTCGCTGTCGCCCGTTTGGAGGGGGCTTTCACTCTCCTGGCTATCCACGCCGAGCACCCAGATCGGATCGTCGCCGCTCGTCGCAACTCACCCTTGGTAATTGGGCTTGGCGACGGCGAGAACTTCCTTGGCTCGGATGTCACCGCCTTCATCGACCACACCAAGCATTGCGTGGAGATGGGCAACGACCAGATCGTCACCATCACGGCTGACGACTACGAGATCACCGACTTCGAGGGGGCTCCTGCCGAGGGCAAGCCCTTCGAGGTGCAGTGGGATGCTGCAGCCGCAGAAAAGGGCGGCTTCGACTCCTTCATGGACAAAGAAATTCACGACCAGCCCGCCGCTGTTCGTGACACCCTCATGGGACGCCTGGATGAGAATGGACACATTCAACTCGACGAGCTGAACATTGACGAGTCGGTGCTCCGCAGCGTCGACAAGATTGTTGTGATTGCTTGTGGTACGGCAAGCTATGCCGGGCAGGTGGCGCGCTACGCCATCGAGCACTGGTGCCGCATCCCCACCGAAGTGGAGTTGGCGCACGAGTTCCGTTACCGGGATCCGATTGTCAACGAAAAGACCCTCGTGGTTGCGCTCAGCCAGTCGGGCGAAACGATGGACACGCTCATGGCCGTGCGCCACGCGAAGGAGCAGGGCGCCAAGGTTATTGCCATCTGCAACACCAACGGCTCCTCGATTCCCCGCGAGGCCGACGCGAACCTGTACACGCATGCCGGCCCGGAGGTCGCCGTCGCCTCGACGAAGGCGTTCCTCGCCCAGATTACGGCCGCTTATCTCTTGGGCCTCTACCTGGCTCAGCTGCGTGGCAACATGTACGCCGACGAGATCAGCGACATTCTCAACTCGTTGACGGAGATGCCGGAGAAGGTGCAGCAGGTCATTGACAAGGAAGAGGAAATCAAAAAGCTCGGCCGTGATCTGTCCAATTCCACGAGCGTTCTCTTTCTTGGTAGGCATGT includes:
- a CDS encoding HNH endonuclease signature motif containing protein — encoded protein: MTAILGSLADSLHGTAIFAEVATLANTAALRVEKLTEEFGFSQHFAKELVAAARTWVPYEDPEGKTKAISVQQLILIAKAVELTAAEDKETTRDMLLAYACEGHTWKELKAKISDTHRVVKTRKVSDSVTVSAVADACGMKHAHIKLEALKMDRFIGLIAEASTAPSDLPESFRWAQGLNRIVQDYEDGVCGTTSTRLWNRRLAPAFILPIPDSTYIGDGKFATTDGDILDAEELANCRLEPYGFAVMYDGNKKLSCTLPLKNQRFADGALRTGIACDQIFCTHPGCYRIGTYSQAHHDKSWASGGETTAENILIACKYHNGQNDDDPTKPKHGRHERDPVNGDPRYVPPDGGPPRYHDSPCRGYTGRDIAGTILDEEKRAGHRDDGRDDDRRDSNCTDDDRCADGDDNSE
- the glmS gene encoding glutamine--fructose-6-phosphate transaminase (isomerizing), giving the protein MCGIVGYVGNPENEQLVNDALHVCLEGLRRLEYRGYDSAGVAVISNDVIAYRKKAGKVSELEKALDASPLPTAPIGIGHTRWATHGGPTDNNAHPHVVDNSRLAVVHNGIIENFAELKRELIATGVHFYSDTDTEVAANLIAHYYNTEAAGDLTKAMQLAVARLEGAFTLLAIHAEHPDRIVAARRNSPLVIGLGDGENFLGSDVTAFIDHTKHCVEMGNDQIVTITADDYEITDFEGAPAEGKPFEVQWDAAAAEKGGFDSFMDKEIHDQPAAVRDTLMGRLDENGHIQLDELNIDESVLRSVDKIVVIACGTASYAGQVARYAIEHWCRIPTEVELAHEFRYRDPIVNEKTLVVALSQSGETMDTLMAVRHAKEQGAKVIAICNTNGSSIPREADANLYTHAGPEVAVASTKAFLAQITAAYLLGLYLAQLRGNMYADEISDILNSLTEMPEKVQQVIDKEEEIKKLGRDLSNSTSVLFLGRHVGFPVALEGALKLKEIAYIHAEGFAAGELKHGPIALVEPGQPVFVIVPSPRGRNELHAKVVSNIQEIKARGAITTVIAEEGDEAVVEHADHVIWIPQCATLMQPLLATVPLQIFACALAGAKGLDIDQPRNLAKSVTVE